The genomic window CATAATgtatttgaacaaaattaataaaatgaaaaatggtctcaattatgcaaaaattagaGCAATTTACTTTGCACGAATTAGGGAATTCTGCTTTACGGGGCTTTAGAGTGGATGAGTCTGGATCAGCTGTTGCCAAACAAGatgaaaataacaaacaaacagcAAATATAGATTTGTTTACATCGCGTTTGACAATCTACGTAATTTGTTGAATATACCCCACAAGACACGAGTGATAGTAATTCTAACCCATTTACAAAATGTTTATCCCTTAAACTGCTGTTAGAGCTGCCGTGCCGTAGCACTAACGTACAgtcgtaaacatttttaattcatttttttctgaaatctaTGTACCGGTATTTACCTAGCACTAGTTGGCAGCCACACCGATTTATGCTTATTTATCTGTAGTcttctgcatttttttcttttgttattttattgctaAGTCAACTTTGAAGAAGGCAGAAATATTTCAGAATTCGGACAAGAATAAAAACGACTGCCGGAGGCCCTAGATCAgaatcatttcaattttttcgaaCTGCAAGGCGGTTATGAATGCGAAAGAGATGTCCGTcgagctaggttaggttaggtttggcaggcACATCGCACATAGATACAGGGATGCCACTTAGAACACGAAATGGGTCCGATGTGAGCCGCAGAGGCTGGTCTACATTTCcccttccatattgaaccatcctggtgcataaattatttatattcattaagaaataagatcttaaatatcggttcctgcttctggctagagccgggcatgtgcaaaaaaagtTATGTTGAATTGTTTTCAACGCCTCCTCATTCCTGCAACTACCACAGAAATCATTCATGTAAACGCCtgatctccttgcatgatttcctatgagacaatgtcctgtgaggccCCTACTAAAGTCCTATTCAAGTCTACtcgattttataatattcttgtgcagacgtagatttagccttgaTCATGTTTGCTTgacaatttcacaggtattggcactaatccatctttgatatACAGAACTCATTAGTGTGTCcataataagaagcttacaagcTTGAGCTAGCATGacagaaaaatatgcaaaaagacATATGTATAATCATCTACAACTAGCCGCGTGTTTGGCCTTTTCGATTTTGGAagtgaatttaatatatttctattatagctaactaCGTGAACTTCCAAGTAGCttccttaaattaaattttctatcgatttatgcaTATAATCTTTTAataggacgaaaaaaggccagacccggtGCCCAAACGAAAGTTTTAAAAGAGGTTAATGTAGAGTAAATAAATAACCACAACTACTTTTCTTTACCAGGTTTGTAACAATTTTCGTCCAAGCCATAAAATTTCTGAAGGTTTTTCAAAGGGATCATAATTTGCgcactttatttattatatagatTCATTATAACATAAAGTTGTAAATTGATCTTTCCGCAAGGAAAATCGAGTACTGATCTTCTGAGTACTATCATTCTTGATCCTTgccaaaataatattcaatattattaatattattaacctttagcacattttttaagcagaattgccacatcTGAGTTTAAATACATTAGTCATGTTGTAATAATGGatagcaaatatttatattttcataatgcACTATTGTTTTACACATGGTTCAAAAAGCTTATGATTTAAGTTATATCAAAGAATTTACGTACGTGTAAATTCAAGTATCTCATAAGCCTTCTGTCTTTGTGCTATTGACATTTGACAGGAAAGCAACAATGGGTTTTTGGTAAACAAATCAAAAGATAACAAGAAAGTGTTAAAAGTCAATCAAGGAGAAAAAGCAGATAACCTTACCAAAAAGTTGTACACTAAGCTCGAAAAAGACTGAAGAACGAAAACGAAAGAGATTTTTACTGTAAATCCTTTGTTTATTTGTAGTAGCAAcaaacatttatataaaaatattgggcATAGGAGAAAATATAGCACATCAGCAGAGGTGCAGTTGGTTGCCTTTTCATCTCAGCAACCATCCCATAGAAAGGGAAAACAAGTTACAAGGgcataaacttcaaaaaacaaggataagtgaaataatatacaaaacgaCAACCAGTTGTCGGGAGGTGGTATATGGGCATCTGGGATGGTCTGCTGCTAAATGTGATAAGtttaaaaagtattgaaaaatatacGTAGAGGATTGGATTCCTGGCAATCGGTGTGGTAGGTAAGTGCATATCACAATTCGGACTTCACAACAGTACCACTTCTTCACaagttataatttttgccaAATTTAAGTGTTAGTAAATTTCAAAACGCATCTGTGACTAACACTGACCTTCACGACGCTCTCTGTTTATTTATAGTTTAGCATATTTTCTATGCCATTGCGAGTGTTAAAAGCCATTGAACGCAACGAAACTAAGCAAGTTGTGGTAACTGATTCATGATATATTCGTGTACATTTCTTTACTCTATCCCAACTATTTAACCAAATCAGTGCTATTTAGGGGCCATAGCGGAGTTTGAACAGCAATTCAATAGCACTGAACATATCACATACGGaaactcacacaaaaaaaaaaatgcgatgGATAGCACACTTGGACGGTGGACCACGACGTGTCAATCATGCTGCTGTCGGTGTTGGTGATAAGATATACTCATTTGGTGGTTACTGCACGGGCGATGATTATCGCCTGAACGAATGCATCGATGTGCATGTGTTGAACACAAATACATTGCGCTGGGCATTGGTGCCACAGAAACGAGATGAAAATGGTTTGCCACTAAAGTATCCTGAAGTACCGTTTCAACGGTAAGTTAATATATgcgaaaattatacaatatcAGTATTCATATTCGTTAATAATCTTTTAGTTATGGCCACACAGCTGTTGCATATGCTGACAAAGTTTATATGTGGGGTGGCCGAAACGATGAGCAACTTTGCAACGTTCTCTATTGCTTTGACCCACAAACATTGAGCTGGACACGACCTGAAGTGAAAGGTGCTATACCGGGCGCACGTGATGGTCATTCTGCATGCGTTGTGGATCATTGCATGTACATTTTTGGTGGATTTGTTGATGAAATAAATGAGTTTTCTTGCGATGTACACTGCTTAGATTTCCGAACGATGGAGTGGCGTTATATGCAAACATTTGGTGCTCCACCATCATTTCGAGATTTCCACTCGGCGGCTTCTATTTACGGGCGCATGTATATTTTCGGTGGCCGTGGCGATAAACATAGTCCTTATCATAGTCAAGAGGAAATGTACTGCCCGGAAATTGTATTTCtagatatgaaaacaaaaatgtggcaTCGGCCATCCACCACCGGTAAAGTACCTGTGGGCAGACGCAGCCACTCAATgtgtaagtaaatataattaaattaagaacATATTGAgattaattgaattttactccTTCACAGTTATCTACAGTGGTCTTATCTATATATTTGGTGGCTACAATGGATTGCTGGAACAgcattttaacgatttttacaCATTTGATCCGAAATCCAATTGTTGGAATCTTATCAAGCCATTTGGTCGACCACCAACTGCGCGTCGACGACAAGTGTGTATAGTTAAAGATACGCATATGTTTCTCTTTGGTGGCACAAGGTGAGTGAGATCGCACGTCATAATTACTGTACTTCCAAATGCGGCATAGCATCCTTCAagtgaaaatttcaaacaaggaCCGTATTGGTCAGAATTATTTCTGCCTTCTATTTAATTACTCCGCAAATAATAGtttgggggaaaaagaaatacattattttctcggtagatggttgtactattcgatatctcgtaaagtatcgcacaaacaatttaaagtttacgcTCTTagcaaggtgacatttcacaataaaaaatttgtttactgttttttttctgctatttAGTTGGGAGTTGCAGGGTGTTAACGATCgaagtcaacaaaaagaaaattcggtacattttacaggttttctttgataaagttaaaaatgtaagccgggccgctgaaattgtaaatgtaattacgtgcaattttggtttcatcgattccgttcaggcatttttgaggttaaagaaaatgtcgataaattcacagaaataatcaagGTTGACTGACATGTTAGTAGTTGTAGCATCGCCCGGGAGCTAAAGAtagaccataaaacagttttaaatcatttgcgcaaaaattttactcaaaaattaatggatttctttttcttcaaacttataattaacatttttttttcatatgattATAACAGTTATCGatgagttttatttataaaagtctTCAACATAAATCAACAgtgacttttatttatatatggaaaattaatcaataaaaatcaagtagcgaatattttttatgtcgtaatataaaagtaatttttattcatcGTATTAAAGGCGTCATTAGAGAGTATATTTATAACAATGAACAGTTTAATTAGAATATACGAAGAaaccatgtatgtatattttgataattatcggttttttgtttatttttgttatttaaattttgattctACCGCCAAGTAGGTATTtctagtaataataaaaataaagaaaactaacTTCGGCTACTCAAGTGAGTGTAGAAAGCGGATTTTCTGcactaaaatttgtattaacgAACTTAAAAAAACTTGCCATTGCAAACTAGAAATTTTTGCTAAcgaacttaataaaaatttgctttcccactacttaaaaaaattaataaaatatattttgtttgcttgtttagtCTTAGAATTTTCATTTATCTGCCTTACAAGTATTAATTCTTGTTTGTTTGctatattttcaatatatctTTATCCATTTTTCAGCCCTGATCCTCAGAATAGTAACCAATTGATCGATAATAACGACACTCATCTACTTGATTTTGAGCCTACTCTACGTACATTGTCAATATTAGCCGTTATAAATTATCATTTGGATACGACGTGGCTGCCAAAAAaactaaagtaaatattttagctTATATTTATAAATGCTTACTTTCAGTTACTCTAATATTTGTAATTGCAGAGAAGAAATACGCTTACTGACCCAGCCAAATTCATTGACACGACCCCTTAATCACGCTGGTTAGGAAGAAAATCAATTCTCTATAAATCGTACAATAAATATATCACAGCCAAAAACACTTATCGCGCGAATATTCAACAGTATACAACAACACGCAATCAATTGAATCAAATAGCATCCAGCCGAATAATATGGAGAGCAGAAATTCGTTTCAATACAAAGGAAAGGTGATCAAAACATGTTGCTGTGCTACATACGCATCATTCGCActatttttcattacatttttttattgcacaaatgttcatacttacatacatatatagcttTTGTTGTTCTAGTTGGTTACCCTTCTCGTACTGTCCATCTAAAACTTAGTAATGCATACAATGGAATGTCAaacaaaagtgtattttttgtatttgttttttatccaATATagcataatatttatttttatcttttagcTACATTACATTGCTTTCAGCTCTTTTccttatataattatttaattaactcCAAAAAAACTGCACTACGTATGTGGTGTTTCGTGGTACATCTTCAAGCAGcaataaccaaaataaaaataaataaataaaacaaaaatcaaaaaacatttGCAACGACAAACGGAATACGTAAGAACTACCTACAATTAAACAACAAAAgagatttatgaaaaaaagtttataaagcaGTAAAGTGTATTatgtacatttaaaaaataaattttattacaaaaaaaaatgtttcttatttatttatgtacttacatactgTCTGGTCTCATAGACGTGTTTGGCCCTGAATCGCATCAGTGTAGTTAAAGAGATGCCTCCTGACTCGCTTGGTAGTTGGTTCAGCCTTTAGCTAATGCCTCCAGCAGGAATTGTTTGCTGAACATATTACCATGTTTCTTAACCGGGAGTATAGTAGCCTCACTGTGGAGATGATGTAGGGGAGACGACATGAGGTATCCCGTGGCTGTCCTGGTGGCAGTATTCCGGCAAGTTTGGGGCTTTCTCCACTGTCAATCGCTAGTACCAAGTGACTAAATGGGCGCTGCGTAATTCAGAACCAGCcggtcaattgctttaaatgtcgccagcaacatttctttgtcgtTGCCCCCAGTACTACCTCGGTTTTGGACCATAGTATCAATGGCAATCGCATGCGCCGAGAAAGAGAGAAAACTATCGAATTTGATACTAAGTAGTTTGGGGTTGTTTAAAGTTGGTAATGGGTGTCGACGACTTTAGCCTTCAGCTGTAATTTGACCAAGTGGTAAATAGAGTCGCCGTAAGTTTGCTGGGGGAAAGTTTGAGATTCGTCATAGTAAAGAAGAGAAAAAAGCTGGAGAAATTGTAGTTcgctttggaacacaggccatcaatATCATTGCCGGACGTTATTTTCCACCAATCGTCAGCATATAAGATCAGTGAAACTCCAAAGGGTCGTTGAAGAAAATATGAGATACAAAAGTTTAAAAGCAAGAGCGAAAGGACATCGACCTGCGGCACAGCTTGCTTTATCTTTTAAAAAGAAGTTAGCGAAGTTACTCTGGACGCAGAGGTTCCGATTATGGTGATTGACGTAGGCAAATACGAAGTAGAAGCTGGTTGCGTCTGATGGCGACAGCAATATATGGCCACAAACCGTGTGGTCTACTTCCTGAGGGTTTTCAGGCCTGAGCAGATCTTAAGATAGTACCACCCGTCGCATTGATTACATCTAACCGGAGTTGGGTTCGGGTGGAGTCGTCTTTGGTAAACGCAGCAGATATAAACCTTGGATCTAAGGTTAAGCTCAATGCCAGCCCCAAGAAGAAGTATTAGGAGCAACCTTGCTCCACGGAGGTGCTCAAGTCACGATAAACGAAATGAGAAATTCAACGAACTAAACAGGGTTAGCTTACTGAGACAGTAGACCTAGTTTGAGAAAAACCCCGAGTCATTCCGATACGTAGAACGGTTACGTCGTAAGCTTCGTATTGTTGTATGTCGTAAGCTTGAAacggcaaaaatatatttacgggACACGTAAAGGACATGTTTCTTAAGTAGTaaagctcttcttcttcttaattggcgcgatggCTGCTTGAGGATTTTTGCCAAGTTTAataaagtgcgccagtcgtttctttatcgagctaaccagcgccagttggacacaccaggtGAAGCCAAAACCTTCTCAAGAAAGGTAAGGTTACGATtggaatgttgttgttgttgtagcagtgtaAACAATCCCCATACATATCCtgaaaatgctgctgaagtgacaatccttggctggatataaatccaggtcgtttcggttacgtagaaccgactgtcgtgggaacgattaCTGCTGGAATAAAAGTTAGTGCTACTATTTTGTCTCTTATGTCTTATTAATTTTAGacatattcatgtatgtattACATTGCATCGCAATCACTGATCCTACCAAAGTACAACCCCAAAACAATTTTAACACCACTTTTTATTCGATAATTAGTATTTTAGTAATCATTTATTTAGTGAATAAATTGAAAGTGTTCCTTTTCATTCAAGTTTCAATTTTGCAGATTTACAAAAACGTGAACTCACTAATCTTCATGTTACCAGCGTAAGTCATTACAAATCAATTTTACGTATAAGTTTCacgacatacatacaaaaaatgttcttaCAAAACCCCATTCTAAAGCAAACTATATATTGAATAAACAAAACAGtgccctgtatatatatactaaGTATTATATGTATGGATTAGCGCAGCAACGGCTCCATGCATTCAGCAACAACTGGCCCTGCTACaggtaacatttttaaaagacaaACCATTTTTTGTACAATTGCTTTGATGAGTGGAAATAACTCGACTAGGATTAGTAGCAGAAGCAAAGTCAAAGTCCCCCACATGCAGGGACGCTGCCAATTGTGGACATCCCTCTTATTTTGCTGCTGGTTTTCTATTTTACACTATAAGGGAGACgtcgtttgttgtttttgtttgcgcAGCTCATTCCAATTCGGTGTGGGTGAATGTTGGAGTAGTGTCCAGTTCGGTGAAGGTACATCCGGTGACAACCAATTGAAGTCCGCCACATCTGTATAGTTATTCTGTGATCGATCCAAACCAGCCAATTTAAAATCAGCATCGATTGTAGCATAATCATAATTATAGTCGGCTACTTCGATTTGTGTGCAGTCTTCAATGATAGCACGACATGTGACGTGTAGGTATATGCGACAAGTGTTCGACGAATGTAATCGCAACTGTTGACAAGCCAGAGCTAACGTTGTGCGTTCGCAGTATTCAGCAAAAAGTGAACGTGCAATGGGACCACAGAGGAATGTGCAGTCGGTGACATTTGAAATCTGTACTGATCCTGCATACCCGCGTAACTCCACAAAACAATGTTTCAAGTTGGAAACAGTTATATCTTTGCCATTGAGTGCATCACCTTCCAGGCAAATGTATTCATTTTCTCTATTTGCCAAGGTCCAAGTGAATGCAGTGCTATCAGCTTTTGTCTTTTCTGGCATATCGACCTTATCGGAAGAAAGGTTTACAACTCTTGGATTGACTAAGACTTTCGGTGCTACTTTTTTACCACTGAATCCAAACTTCTTTTTTGGTATTAAACGCAAGCGGGACTCTTCGCAGCTGCTACTTAAATCATTGAGTACTTTCTGACAGGCTTTGATTTTAAAATCTGTCAGAAACATAGTGGATGTGGTTAGGTAGCGCTGCAGCTCTTGTATTTGTAGTGTAATGTCGGCGAAGACACGTGTCAAATCGGCGCTGTTAGTGTTGGTACCCGGTCTTTTTGCATCTGCAGCCACTTCCGTTGCACTTTGCAACAGTTCTTCTATTGCGCGTACTTGCTCCGCAAACGTTTGAGCGAAATAATCGGCACCTTCCAGTTGCACATTCTCTTTGTTACGTTGCTCTAATTTTACATCTAAGTAATTTTGCCGTTCTTTATTGCGCTTGTTTAAACGCTCCAATATGCTTTCCTTTTTAATGTCGGCATTGTCGCCACCGCTCAATGTGGTGTTGCTGCTGCGCAGATCTGAGCTCATTTTAGTTGTTCAATCTTAGTTAACAGTAAATTTAGAAACACTTTCAATTAACTGCTTGCTAAgaagttatttttctttcttctgtAAATAAATTGGTGGTGTCTGGCCACTGGCAGCCTCACGCATACGTTGCATAAACTGGAGCTTTTTAAGTTCCTCGTTGGACAAATGAGTTGCACCACCAGTTTCCTTTATGCGTTGAATCTTTTCTTCGGACGGCTCAGTAAGTCGCAATAGTCCGTAGCCAATACCGCCTGCACAAACTAACCAGATTAAAGATTTAACATACGGATTGGTtgccatttaaaaaatgtttaaattgtgGTAATTATTCTCTAGTATTTAATGTCAAGTAGAAATTGATAAGAAGTATTTCTACTAGAATGCTAATTTAAATATTGCTGATAATTTTTAGAAGTATAGGCTTGTTAAAAACGTTACTGTAGGTACCCGAAATGTTTGCAATTTATTCCCGTTTTTCGCTTTCAGCTCGCCACACAGCCGAATCGATTTGACGCAAGTTGCTGTTACCTAAAACCTCGCCCGCTTTATAGTAGTAATCCAGCACAAATGGGAAGTTTTCGTTTATGTAGTGCCTGAATTCTGAAagatgtaaaaaaaagaaattcctcGATTAGGTTTACGAATTACTTCTATGCTTACAGTTACTTCAAAATACacctaaataaaaatgtgtgatCGATGCGAATGGATGAGATCAGATATTTTTACACCAGAAGTTTGTTTCGGaacatatttaaaaacactACGACTGCatcaaacaattttacaaaGCAAAGAAAACACAGATTGTTTACACAGTACATAAATTTATCCGCGCTGAGAAATAATGATCAGTCGATTACCACCCCTACATCTCAGCCATGGTGAGTCATTGGTATTAAACCAAACTTGCTTTATTGTGCTTCTTCTTAAATCTATGAATTCCACACACACTGTTGTCATTTCATTGCGCGACAGCCtgacaaaaacaaaaggaaaaaaaaaacaaaatgcaagtttATTGTATAACAACACGAATTGCTGGAATAAACAATTTCcctatttatttaactttgccGCATGACTTCAATTTATGATTTGCGTAATAGCAGGTAGTTCCACGTACCACGATTTGTATTCATGCGATAATAAACTCCGTAGGATACCGCAAAGCAAATTGCTTCTGCAATAAACAATGTTTTTGCACCACCTTTCACAAATTTCCAGAAAGCTGGTTTCGGCTTTTTTGACAACATCACACAAaaggataaaaaaataattaaattacggAAGTATTTTCATTACTTCTAATTAGAATTGCTAGCTTTTGTAAGATGTGTGAAATGCATTTTTGGTTTGACAGATGTCAGATGAAGTTTATGCAATCAATGTGGCAACATTGCAGATAATTGAGTTTTAACCGTTGGGGCAATGGAAGTTATcgttataatattgaattatcGAGTGCGCAATTTTGGATTGCGAGGAAATTTTTGTCttcttattaataaatattaataaattataggaaaattataataattaaccTTTAGTACACTTACCAGAGCTAAGTCGGCATTTCCTTCGTACCCGAAATAAGTGATCATCAATTgccttaatttgtttttttagatttttttatttgtccaTATATATGAAGAATAAAGAATAGTGAAAAATTaacttcttttgaattttttgttcagTTCTTTTAAGTTTTAACTCTTCCGTGACACTTTTGgaatataaattgatttgtcTTCATAAGATTAggtaaatgtgtaaaaattcaatgaattgtGTGATGCTTTGAATTGATTAAATgctttcgaatttttttgacaactttGCAATTGGTTGTGTGTGTGGCGAGGTTTGGGGGTTTTTGTCATGTTCTCGTACCAATCAAGCAAGAGCCGTAAAATGGTAATAATAATGGAGCTAACCTTTCTATTTATTTGCTAAGCATATTCATAGGATTGCGAGTTCTTTTCTCAAACTGTTGTCCAGCTGATTTTAGTTTATCTTAAGAAAATTTCGTCTAAAtagatgttattattattatttattatttattgttcgactatcttaaaataaacattacatttcatttttaatcattaacattagaacgtacgacaatgacactaggtcgtttgttggaagaaaaaaaacaacaaaatcgtCTAAATAGATGTTAATTTGATACAAAAAATAGAAGTTGATGGTTAtgaaagtattaaatttttcttactcTATTCTCATATGaaatatgcaacatttgcaTAGCTTATGGCAATATTTTCGTGATGTTGCCATAAAATGAGACAAGGTCTATCTTATTCATTGATTTTACGCTACTTTCGTTTTTGCATTGCTTAAGTTCGAGAAGTACCTACCTAAAGCAATGAACGCTTTGGGCGCGAAAAATAAATTCGGATGCATTTGAATTGACTCACTTAATTTGAATCCCATTTActtgttaatttaatttgatgcaATAGAAAACATCACCGAGAAAAATGTGCACGATacgaaattgtttttctttaaatatttgtcaTTAAGTAGAAAGTTATAAACTTTTGTGATATCCGGCATGACGTATGGCACGTATGTTGTGCTTTTTACTCCAAAACGCTAAAGTTGTATGCACGTACTTACTTAAAGAGCTCCTTCGATCTTTACACGGCAACGAATGACATAAAATGAAAATCGTGTGTAGCAAAATAACTTTCAGCCGATTGCTACGACTTGTTGGATTGGCCATCTTAATATCATTATTAGACAGGTTGCCATTTAGTTACAGTGAACGTtattgaaagaagaagaagataaccACTTATTTGATGGTCGTGTTTTGACACTTGTCGTTCGAATTAATATCACATCTTATTGTTTAGTCATCTTGTTTAACAAATAGAAGTTTCTTGTTTAGTCTCGAAAATTTCGTCATAATTCTCCAAGTCTTTAAATAGTTGATTCATATACAGGAAGTTAATAGTATCAATATGGAGTTTCCGCATCTTGGTCAACACTGTAACGGATCCACCTGTAACCGCTTGGATTTTCTGCCATTTACTTGTGATTCATGTAATAAAGTGTTTTGTtcgtcacactttaattatgatAAACATTTGTGTAAGGGGCCACTTCGCAAGGATATGCAAGTGCCAATATGCCCCTTATGTGGTGAACCAGTGCCCACGGCGCCTGGGGTCGAGCCTGATCTAACGGTAGGTCGCCATATTGATCAGCAGTGCAAGTCGGatacaaagaaaatttatacaaatcgGTGTAgctacaaaaattgtaaaaaaaaggaGCTTATACCATTCACTTGTACggaatgtaaaataaattattgtttgCGCCATCGGCACGCTTCAGATCACGAGTGTAAAGGCACATCCAGGACCAATGTGGATAAACGCGCTATGGCCGCGTAAGTTGGATGTATTATTGTAATGCAGAGTTTAAGCTCtaacatagttttttttaatattttagcacTGCGGCTGAATATCGACGTACAAACAAGCCAACTTCTTTATTCAATACGCAACCTAGACGTGATCCAATACCGACTGGAACACAAGTGCAAAATATTCAAGGAAATATGGTAATTTAATAATATGctaatattgttatttttataattttcaacgaaatattttttctagacCGAAGATGAAGCGTTGGCTCGAGCACTCGCTCTGTCAATTATGGAGCTGGATGAAAATGCGGATCGG from Anastrepha ludens isolate Willacy chromosome 5, idAnaLude1.1, whole genome shotgun sequence includes these protein-coding regions:
- the LOC128863692 gene encoding protein CEBPZOS encodes the protein MLSKKPKPAFWKFVKGGAKTLFIAEAICFAVSYGVYYRMNTNREFRHYINENFPFVLDYYYKAGEVLGNSNLRQIDSAVWRAESEKRE
- the LOC128863693 gene encoding uncharacterized protein LOC128863693, with the protein product MATNPYVKSLIWLVCAGGIGYGLLRLTEPSEEKIQRIKETGGATHLSNEELKKLQFMQRMREAASGQTPPIYLQKKEK
- the LOC128863962 gene encoding kelch domain-containing protein 3 — its product is MRWIAHLDGGPRRVNHAAVGVGDKIYSFGGYCTGDDYRLNECIDVHVLNTNTLRWALVPQKRDENGLPLKYPEVPFQRYGHTAVAYADKVYMWGGRNDEQLCNVLYCFDPQTLSWTRPEVKGAIPGARDGHSACVVDHCMYIFGGFVDEINEFSCDVHCLDFRTMEWRYMQTFGAPPSFRDFHSAASIYGRMYIFGGRGDKHSPYHSQEEMYCPEIVFLDMKTKMWHRPSTTGKVPVGRRSHSMFIYSGLIYIFGGYNGLLEQHFNDFYTFDPKSNCWNLIKPFGRPPTARRRQVCIVKDTHMFLFGGTSPDPQNSNQLIDNNDTHLLDFEPTLRTLSILAVINYHLDTTWLPKKLKEEIRLLTQPNSLTRPLNHAG
- the LOC128863691 gene encoding tubulin-specific chaperone C → MSSDLRSSNTTLSGGDNADIKKESILERLNKRNKERQNYLDVKLEQRNKENVQLEGADYFAQTFAEQVRAIEELLQSATEVAADAKRPGTNTNSADLTRVFADITLQIQELQRYLTTSTMFLTDFKIKACQKVLNDLSSSCEESRLRLIPKKKFGFSGKKVAPKVLVNPRVVNLSSDKVDMPEKTKADSTAFTWTLANRENEYICLEGDALNGKDITVSNLKHCFVELRGYAGSVQISNVTDCTFLCGPIARSLFAEYCERTTLALACQQLRLHSSNTCRIYLHVTCRAIIEDCTQIEVADYNYDYATIDADFKLAGLDRSQNNYTDVADFNWLSPDVPSPNWTLLQHSPTPNWNELRKQKQQTTSPL
- the LOC128863005 gene encoding AN1-type zinc finger protein 2A; translation: MEFPHLGQHCNGSTCNRLDFLPFTCDSCNKVFCSSHFNYDKHLCKGPLRKDMQVPICPLCGEPVPTAPGVEPDLTVGRHIDQQCKSDTKKIYTNRCSYKNCKKKELIPFTCTECKINYCLRHRHASDHECKGTSRTNVDKRAMAATAAEYRRTNKPTSLFNTQPRRDPIPTGTQVQNIQGNMTEDEALARALALSIMELDENADRERRNQVAANAAVQSNATVRVGGRDGQSNVKDKCLLS